The Thermasporomyces composti region CGGAGGGCGTCCCGGCGGGCCGCACCACACCGACACGGTGCCGGGCACCGCGTCCAACGTGGGCTGCAACCGGGCGAGGGTCGGCGGGGTCGACGAAACCGCGGTCACCCACCCAGTGTGCCGGGCGCGGCCCGCGCGACGGATCGCGGCGTCGGCTCAACCGCTCCTTTCGCCACGCCGCCACAGCGCGGGGTGGACGAGGACGGCCACGCACAGCGCACACCCGGTCAGCACGGGCGCGAGGAACGAGTCCAAGATCTGGTGGACGGGTGGCAGCCAGCCGGGCAGGGCGGGGAAGTCCCAGGCCAGAGCAGGAGGCAACGCGCGCTCGACCCACACGTCCAAGCGAGGCATGACGATGACGGTGAGCCGACGGAGAGCGGCGATGGTGAGGAGTGCGCAGGCCAGCGCTCCGGTGCCGAGGGCGACGCGTGCGGTTCGCAGGCGCAAGACCGCATCGAGCGAGTCGTCGGGCTCCGGATACCTGAACAGGCTGAGCCACACCGCGGCCGTCGTCGCCGCCGCGACCGCGACGAGCAGGGTGAGAACCAGCCAGAGACGTGCGAATCCCTGCGGTGGCGTGGCGACGGCCCCGATCAGGTCGGCGCGCTGGGAGTACCAGGTGACCACGTGATGCGCCCACCGCTGGGCGGCGAAGCCCACCACCGCGGCGAGGAGACCGCAGACGAACAGGGCGAGAGTGACGACGATGGCCGCGAGGTGGAATGGGTCGAGCGACCGCAGGACACGACACGGCCGCCGGCGCAGGCGCCCGGTGCTCTGCCGTCGCGACGTGCTCCGCGAGACCTCGGCCACCACCAACGTGAGGAGCGCTCCCCCGACCAGACCGCCCGCCAGGCCCCAGATCAGGCTCGCCTCGCCCTCTCCGACCAGTGCCGTGAGGCCGGTAAGACCCGGTACCAGGAGGACGACCAGGACCAGGAAGATCTGGCGATGCTGGCGGAGATAGGTGGCGGCCCGCTCGCACTCCTCCGGCGTCGGCGCCGCCACACCGCAGCACTGCAGGAACGCCTCGCCACGCCGTGGGGTCGGTGACGAGAACCGCAGCCCCAGGCCCGCGGCGGCGGCCCCGGCGAGGCCGAGCCCCAGCAGCTCCGCAGGTGTCGGTGTCGGCATCGTCGCCCCTCGTCCGCGCCGACCCGACCCATCCGCGTGGCCGACGCACAAGTCCTCGCGCATGAGGTGTCGTGCCCACGAATCGCGGAGCTCATGCGTCAAGGCGCGACATGCCGCCCACCCGCCGCGGCGGGCCTGCTCACCGTGAGCCGTTGCGCAGCGGACGAGCGCCGCTCAGGGAACGACCTGGATCTTCCGGCCGATGCCGGCTTTGAACCTCTCGAGCGCGGTGGCGTAGTCGTCGAGCGGGAAGCGGTCGCTGATCAAGACGTCCGGACGCAACACGCCGTTGACGAACAGGTCGCCCGCTCGCTCGAAGCTGTGGAGCACCGCCATCGAGCCGGTGATGGTGATCTCCTGGTTGTAGATCCGGTACGGCTCGATCTCCACGCGGGCGTCGTACGACGAGACGCCGAACTGCAGGAACGTACCCCCGCGACCCACCCGGGCGAGCCCGTCCTGGATGGCCGCCGCCACCCCGGTGCAGTCGATGACGACGTCCCAGCCGCGCGGGAAGTCATCCGCGAGCTCGTCCGCGTTCGTCGCCGCACCGGAGCAGCCGAGCTCGCGCGCCGTCTCCAGGCGAGCCGGGTTGAGGTCGACGACACTGACGCTGCCCGCGCCGGCCCGCTTCGCCAGCTCGAGCATCATCAAGCCCATGGTGCCCGCGCCGTAGATGAGGTAGTGGTCGCCGAGCACGCGGGGGAGGACGTCGAACCCGCGCACCGCGCACGACAGCGGCTCGATGAGCGCCGCGTCGGCTGTGGACACCCCCTCCGGGAGGCGGTAGCAGTTGCGCACGGGTGCCACGGCGTACTCGGCGGCGCCGCCGGCGGTCGTCACACCGATCGCCGCCCAGTTCTCGCAAAGGTTGCCTCGCGCTCGCCGGCAGTAGTGGCACTCCCCGCAGTGAAGGGAGGGATCGACCGCCACTTGGTCGCCGACGCGGACCTCGGTGACGTCCTTGCCTACCGCCACGACCTCACCCGCGAACTCGTGCCCGGGCACGACGGGGAGGGTCGGGGCGAACTCGCCCTCCAGAATGTGCAGGTCGGTGCCGCAGAGCCCGCACGCGGCGACCCGGACCACGACGTCCCGAGGGCCAGGGGAGGGGTCGGGCACCGTCTCGACGCTGACCTGTCCCGGAGCGCAGATGACCGCGGCCTTCAAGGGCATGTCCTTCCAGTCGTAGGGGAGAGACCAGTCGTCGTGGAGAGACCGGTCGCAGTGGAGAGAGCTGTCATTCCTGGGGACGCACCACCGGCTTGAGGGCCGTCTCGTCCTCCGCCGTGATGGTGAGTGCCCGCTCGGTGTCGGCCAGACCCATGTGGTGGGTGACCAGGCGGTCGAGGTTGACCGCACCGGACGCGGCGAGGGCGATCGCCGCCGGCCAGGTGTTGGCATACCGGAAGGTACCGGTCACCTCGATCTCGTGGCGCTGCACGTGCGCCAGCGGGAGGGAGATCTCGTCGCCGCCCATGCCGACGAGGACCACCCGCCCGCCAGGGCGCACGCGTCGGATCGCCGGACCGATCGCCGCGGGCGCGCCGGAGCACTCGAGGAGCACATCCGCCTCGACCTCGGCGTCCGCGAGGGACGTCGTGGTCACGTCGACGGTCATGGTGGCGCCGAGCTCGGCGGCCACGGCCAGCCGCTGAGCCCGGACGTCGGTGACCACGACCTCGGGCGCGCCGAGGGCGCGCGCCACCTGCAGCGCGACCAGTCCGATCGGGCCCGCGCCTGTGACGAGGACGCGAGTGTCCGGACCGACGCGGGCCTTGCGAGCGCTCCAGACGCCCACGGAGAGAGGCTCCAGGAGGGCGGCGGCGTCGTCGGACAGGCTGTCGGGGACCGGGTGGGCGAACTCCTCGTGCAGGACCACGTACTCGCAGAAGGCGCCGTCGACCGGAGGTGTCGCGAAGAACCGCATGTCGGGGCAGAGGTTGTAGCGCCCCAGACGGCACTCCACGCACGTGAAGCACGGCACGCCGGGTTCGAGAGAGACCCGCTGACCCGGGGAGAGCCGGGTGACGTCCGCGCCGCAGGCAACGACCACGCCGCTGGGCTCGTGCCCGAGGATGAGCGGCGCACGGACCACGAAGTCGCCGATGCGACCGTGCTCGTAGTAGTGGACGTCGGAGCCGCAGATGCCCACCGCCCGGACCTGGATGAGGACTTCGCGAGGCCCAGGCACGGGCACCGGACGCTCCTCGAGGACAAGCTCGCCAACCCGACGAAGCACTGCGGCTCGCATCGTCTTCGGCACCGTGTCAGTCATGGTCAGCTCCACGCTCCCGAGTCGGTCGAAGCCCGCCAGGCGGTGGTTCAGTGGTCGTTCCGCGCCGAGCTTCCCGAGGAGGTCGGACAGCCGTCAAGGGTGGGCGGACGGATCCGGTCAGGTCGCTCGACCCTAGGCAGCGTCCCTGGGCAGCGTCGTCGCTCCCTGGAGGTCACAGCTGCTGGGTCCGCTGATGACCCGGCCTAGAATCCGGCCGGCTACGAGGCAGGCCACGCTCGGGTGGCCGGTAGGCGGAGGACAGGAGGCGTGATGGACTCCGGCACCTCGCGGAGCGACCCACCCGTGTCCCAGGTGGTGGGCCCGTGATCGTCACGGTCACGCCGAACCCGTCGCTCGACAGGACCCTCGATGTGCCCGATCTCGTCGTCGGCGGCGTGAACCGGGCCGCCGGGCGGCACGTCGAGCCGAGCGGCAAGGGTGTCAACGTCACCCGAGCCTTGGCGATCAATGGCGTGGAGTCCGTCGCCGTGCTGCCCTCCGGCGGTCCGGAGGGCGAGCAGGTGTTGCGCCTGCTCGAGGCCGAATCCGTGCGTTACGTCGCGGTCCCGATCCGCGAGCCGGTGCGGGTCAACATCACCGTCGCCACCGTGAGCGGCGTCGCCACGAAGATCAACGAGCCCGGCCCCACGCTGACCGACAGCGAGGTGGCGGCTCTCATCGATGCGGTCCTGCGGACGAGCCGTCACGGCGACTGGGTCGTCGCCTCGGGCAGCCTCCCTCCTGGGGTCGCCGCCGACTTCTACGCCGACCTGGGATCCCGCCTCCGCGCCGAGGGACGCCGCTTCGCGCTCGACACCAGTGGCGAGGCCCTGCGGCACGGACTCGCCGGCCGCCCGGAGATCCTCAAGCCCAACCTCGAGGAGCTCGCCGAGGTCGCGCATCGTCCACTGCGCACGCTCGGTGACGTGGTGGCCGCGGCAGAGGACGTCCAGCAGACCACGGGCGGTGCGGTCCTGGTCAGTCTCGGTGCGGCCGGTGCCGTCCTCGTCGACGGTGAGCCACCCCTGCACGCCCAGGCGCGGGTCGGCGAGATCCGCAGTGCCGTCGGCGCCGGGGACAACGCGCTGGCCGGTTTCCTCGCCGCGATCGACGCCGGTCGCGACCGGACGGCCGCGCTCAGGGAAGCCGTGGCCTGGGGGTCGGCCGCTGTCCGCGCCCCGGGGAGCCTCGCCCCGCCCGTGACCGACGTCGACCGCCAGGCTGTGCGCCTCCAGCCACGGCTCGACCTCGACCGAGTGGTGTCCGATCCTCGACACGCTGGCACCCCGTTCCGGCCCGACACCTCAGCTCAGGAGGACTGAACGATGCGGATCCTCGCCGTCGGCGACCACTTCATCCCAGCCTCGGCGTATGTCGAGGCGCTCGCCGAGGACGTCAACGTCGACGTCCGGACTGTCGAGTGGTCGGGGGACAAGGCACAGCAGCACGCGGCGCAACAGCTGATGGAACGTCACGGTCCCGACGCGGTCGCGGTGCCCACCGAGGTGGTCGAGGCGGTCGCTGACGCGGAGGCGCTCGTCCTGCACTTCGCGCCGGTGCCGGTCGCCGTGCTGGACGCCGGCCCGAAGCTGCGGGCGATCGTCGTCGCTCGGAGCGGGCTGCAGAACGTCGACATCGCGGCGGCGACCGCCCGAGGAGTGGCGGTCGTCCCGGTGCACGGCCGCAATGCCACCGCGGTCGCCGAGCTGGCGATCGGCCTGATGCTGAGCGAGGCCCGGGCCATCGCACGGGCGGACGCGTCGGTGAAGTCCGGCGGCTGGCGCAAGGACTTCGGCGGCCCTGGCCGCGAGGTGGGCGGAAGCACGGTGGGTCTGGTCGGCTTCGGACACGTCGGCCGGGCGCTCGCCCGACGTCTGCGAGGCTTCGACGTCCGCCTCCTGGTCAGTGACCCCTACGTCGAGGCCAGGGTGCTCGACGAGTACGGGGCGGTCGCGGTCGACTTGGACACCCTCTTCCGTGAGTCGGACTTCGTGCACGTTCTCGCCCGACTGACCCCGGAGACCGAACGCCTCATCCGGGCGGAGCACTTCGCACTGATGAAGCCGACGGCGTACTTCATCAACACCGCTCGGAGTCGCGTCGTCGACTACGACGCTCTCTACCAGGCGCTGGCGGAGGGACGCATCGCGGGCGCCGGTCTCGACGTCTTCGACGAGGAGCCGCTCCCCGTCGACAGCCCGTGGCGCCGGCTCGACAATGTGACCATCACCACCCATTTCGGTGGGGACACCACCACCACCGTCAGCCGATCCGCCGAGCTGGTGGCTCAGGCGGTTCGGGAGCTGGTGCAGACCGGACGGATCTCGTCCGCGGTGAACGCCCGCGACCTGGGGTGGAGCTGACGAACCATGACGGCTGACCTGTTGCTCGGCGTGGACGCCGGCCAGACCGTCACCAAGGCGTGCGTGTTCGATCGGTCCGGCCGTGAGCTCGGCGGTGGTAGCGCGCGGGTCGAGGTCCACAGCCCACGTCCCAGGTGGGTCGAACGCGACATGGAGGAGGTGTGGCAGGCGACCGGCGTGGCCATCCGGAACGCCTTGGCGGACGCGGGTGTGACTGGGGACCGGATCGGCGCGGTGGGCATCGTGGGGCACAACGACGGGCTCTACCTGGTCGACGAGAACGGTGCGCCAGTCCGTCCCGCTGTGACCGCGATGGACACCCGCGCTCACGAGGTGCTGGAGGAGTGGCGATCCGGCTCGGTCTGGACGCGCGCCCTCGAGCTCACCGGTCAGGTACCGTTCGCGGGCTCGCCCTCGGCGCTGCTGGCGTGGTTCGCGCGACATGACCGTGGAGCGCTCGAGCGCGCTCGATGGGTGCTGTTCTGCAAGGACTGGCTCAGGTACCGCCTGACCGGGCGCGTCGCGACTGACCCGAGCGAGGCGAGCGCCGCGTTCACCAACGTCCACACCCAGCGGTACGCGGACGAGGTGCTCGCGCTGTATGGCCTCGGCTGGCTCGCTGACCGGTTGCCACCCCTCCTGCGGAGCGAGGAGATCGCGGGGGAGGTGAGCGACGCGGGCGCGGCCGCGACCGGGCTCGCGGCCGGCACCCCCGTCGTCACCGGGGCGCACGACGTCGACGGCACAGCGGTGGGCTGTGGAGCGGTACGCCCAGGGATGCTGAGCCTGGTCGCCGGGACCTTCAGCATCAACCAGGTGGTGAGCAAGGAGCCGATCGTCGACGAGCGGTGGCAGGCACGCACCTTCGTCCGGCCGGGGGAGTGGCTCACCATGGCGACGTCTCCCTCGTCGGCCACGAATCTGGAGTGGTGGCGGGGCGTGTTCGGCCTGAGCGCCGACGGGGAGGCGTACGCCACCCTGGAACGTGAGGCGAGCGCCGTCCTCGACGGCCCGAGCCGGCTCCTCTACCACCCCTTCCTCTACGGCTCCCCGTACGGGGAGCTCGCGAGCGCGGCCCTGCTCGGTCTGCGCGGCTGGCATCGCCGCGGTGACCTCGCGCGCGCGATCATGGAGGGCGTTGTCCTCGGGCACCGCGTCCACGTCGACGCGCTGCGAGAGCGGTTCAGTCTGGAGGGACCCGCCCGGCTCTCCGGCGGCGCAGCACGCAGCGCCGTGTGGTCGCAGATGTTCGCCGACGCCCTCGGCATGGAGATTGAAGTCCCGGCGTGTGAGGAGGCCGGGGCCCGCGGTGCCGCTCTCCTCGCCGCGCTCGGCATCGGGGTGTACGCGAGCCTCGACGAGGCCGCGGCGACGGTGCCGATCGCGCGCCGACACGCCCCGGACCAGCGGCGTCGGGCCGTTCTGCAGGAGGCCTACGACGCGTTCGTCGCCGCCGCGTCGGCGTTGCGCGACGTGTGGGCTCGCTGGGGCTGACGGCCGTCGGGGACTTCGCTGGGCCGCGCGGTCGAGATGATCGCCGCCGCGATGGCCTCCGCATAGCCCGTGGGGTTGTCGTAGGCCATGGTGTGGCCGGCGTCAGGAACGACGTGGACGGTGACCCCCGCGGCGGCCAGGTCGGTGGCGTCCACGTCGCCGGACCGCTCGCCGACCAGGTAGGCACGGGGCATGGGCGCGGCGAGCAGCTGGGCGCGGAAGGTCGGGTCGCGCTCGGCCAGCAGCGAGACGGCCGCGCGGTACATCGCGAGCGGGGACCAGCGTCCTGTCGTCGCGTAGAACAGCGATTGGCCAGCCGCCCGTTCCTCTCGCTCGACGCTCGCTCGCAAGACGTCGTATCCCCGCATGACGAAACGGGTCTCAGGCTGGTCGGCGATGTGCCGGCTCAGCCTCCCCACGCCGGGGTCGAGGTTGGGCTCGCTGGTGACGAGCTGGCCCACCAGGTCAGGTCTGGTGTGAGCCAACGTGATCGCCACCGAGCCACCGAGGCTGTGGCCCACCACCACGCAGCGGTGGAGTCCGAGGCCGTCCAACAGCGCGGCGACCGTTGCCGCGTGCTCCTCGATCGTGTGTCCGAACCACCCTGGTCCGGGGTCACTCCATCCGGTGCCGAGGAGGTCGACCAGGAGGGACCTGCGACCGCGCAGCGCGGGATGGGTCACGATCTCGGGAAACTCCGCGGTGGCGGCGGAACCCAGCCCGGCAAGGTAGACGTGAGCTGGACCATCGCCGGGCAGGTCGAGATAGCGAATCCAGGCGTCGTACGCGGAGAGCCGATGTGCACGCATTGGCGTAGTTTAGGCGGCTTCGTCCGTCTACGTCTTCGCTCGCGTACGTCTCGTCACCGGTGATCGGCAACCTTCTCAGTCCCGCCGGTCGCCGATCGCCGCGGTGATCGCGGCTGTCAGCTCGATCAAGGTCGCCGGAGATGCCTCGATCTGTAGTCCGCGGCGGCCGGCGGAGAAGTAGATGGTCTCGAAGTCGAGGGCAGATATGTCGACGACGGTGGGCAGCCGCTTGCGTTGGCCGAGTGGGCTGATCCCGCCTACCACGTAGCCCGTCGCGCGCTCCGCCTGGACCGGGTCGGCGAGTGTCGCACGCTTGCTGGTGAGCGCAGCGGCGCAGGCCTTCAGGTCGAGCCGTACGGCCACCGGGACCACCGCCACGGCGAGTCCACGGTCGGTCTCGACCACCAGTGTCTTGAAGACCCGCTCGTACGGCACGCCGAGCGCGTCGGCCGCCTCCTCGCCATACGACTGGGCGCCGGGTGCGTGCTGGTAGGAGTGGAGGACGAAATCCGCGCCCGCCTGCGTCAGGGCGACGGTCGCTGGCGTCGCGTTCCTGACCTTCCGCACGCGTGCAGCCTACTGGTCCGATTGCGCAGGGTCCGTGCCGCCCGAGAAGCCGAGCCCGAGGCCCGGACGAACGAAGGCCCTGAGCGAGTCGGCGGCGAGGCGGCGCACGGCTGCTTGCCCCACCCGAAGGTCTCGGCAGTTCGTCCGGTAGACCCCACCGACGTAGCCGTCGACGTATGCCGGGTCACCGGAGTCGACGGTTACCACGAGCTTGACTCGAGCGGGGCAGCGAATGCCCGGCGAGGGAGGGGACCACGTCGAGTCGCCGACGGCGAGCGGTACCTGCTCGTCGGCCAGGTCGTCCGCCCACTGTCTGTGCCGGTGCGGTCGCCTCAGGCCGCGGTCGCTGTCGTCGACGCTGTTTGTGGACCGAGGCCGGGGGTAGGTCGCGGAATGATGGTGGGCCACGGTGATGGCACGCGGACATGACGAACCCGTTGGATCTTCTCGACGAAGGGCAGCGGCGTCTCCTGCGCCCGTCCTCTCGTGTCGAGTGGCGTCAACCTATGCTTGCCACACTGACAGACAAGCCCTTCTCTCACCACGATTGGGTCTTCGAAGCCAAGCTCGACGGCGTCCGAGCGATCGTGGTACGGACAGGCGGCGACGTCTCGCTGTGGTCGCGCAACCGCAAGGACATGTCCGCGAGCTATCCCGAGCTCGTGGACGCCTTCGCCCAGCAGGTGGCGGACAATTTCGTCGCCGACGGGGAGATCGTCGCGTTCGACGGCGACCTCACCAGCTTCGCCAAGCTCCAGGCGCGGATTCACCTCACCGACCCGAGACGAATCGCCGCTACCGGCGTCGACGTCTGCATCTACCTGTTCGACTTGCTGGTCTACGACCGCGTCGACCTGACCGGCCTGCCGCTCATCGCGCGCAAACGCGTCTTGCGCGCGGCGTTCGACTACCACGGTCGTCTGCGGTACTCGTCGCACCGGGCCACCTACGGCGAGGAGTACTACCGACAGGCGTGTGCCCACGGATGGGAGGGTCTGATCGCGAAGCGGGCGAGCTCTCGGTACCAGGAGGGACGCCGCTCCCGCGACTGGCTGAAGCTCAAGTGCGTTCGCGACCAGGAGTTCGTCATCGGCGGCTTCACCG contains the following coding sequences:
- a CDS encoding zinc-dependent alcohol dehydrogenase family protein: MPLKAAVICAPGQVSVETVPDPSPGPRDVVVRVAACGLCGTDLHILEGEFAPTLPVVPGHEFAGEVVAVGKDVTEVRVGDQVAVDPSLHCGECHYCRRARGNLCENWAAIGVTTAGGAAEYAVAPVRNCYRLPEGVSTADAALIEPLSCAVRGFDVLPRVLGDHYLIYGAGTMGLMMLELAKRAGAGSVSVVDLNPARLETARELGCSGAATNADELADDFPRGWDVVIDCTGVAAAIQDGLARVGRGGTFLQFGVSSYDARVEIEPYRIYNQEITITGSMAVLHSFERAGDLFVNGVLRPDVLISDRFPLDDYATALERFKAGIGRKIQVVP
- a CDS encoding NAD(P)-dependent alcohol dehydrogenase, whose translation is MTDTVPKTMRAAVLRRVGELVLEERPVPVPGPREVLIQVRAVGICGSDVHYYEHGRIGDFVVRAPLILGHEPSGVVVACGADVTRLSPGQRVSLEPGVPCFTCVECRLGRYNLCPDMRFFATPPVDGAFCEYVVLHEEFAHPVPDSLSDDAAALLEPLSVGVWSARKARVGPDTRVLVTGAGPIGLVALQVARALGAPEVVVTDVRAQRLAVAAELGATMTVDVTTTSLADAEVEADVLLECSGAPAAIGPAIRRVRPGGRVVLVGMGGDEISLPLAHVQRHEIEVTGTFRYANTWPAAIALAASGAVNLDRLVTHHMGLADTERALTITAEDETALKPVVRPQE
- the pfkB gene encoding 1-phosphofructokinase; its protein translation is MIVTVTPNPSLDRTLDVPDLVVGGVNRAAGRHVEPSGKGVNVTRALAINGVESVAVLPSGGPEGEQVLRLLEAESVRYVAVPIREPVRVNITVATVSGVATKINEPGPTLTDSEVAALIDAVLRTSRHGDWVVASGSLPPGVAADFYADLGSRLRAEGRRFALDTSGEALRHGLAGRPEILKPNLEELAEVAHRPLRTLGDVVAAAEDVQQTTGGAVLVSLGAAGAVLVDGEPPLHAQARVGEIRSAVGAGDNALAGFLAAIDAGRDRTAALREAVAWGSAAVRAPGSLAPPVTDVDRQAVRLQPRLDLDRVVSDPRHAGTPFRPDTSAQED
- a CDS encoding 2-hydroxyacid dehydrogenase, whose protein sequence is MRILAVGDHFIPASAYVEALAEDVNVDVRTVEWSGDKAQQHAAQQLMERHGPDAVAVPTEVVEAVADAEALVLHFAPVPVAVLDAGPKLRAIVVARSGLQNVDIAAATARGVAVVPVHGRNATAVAELAIGLMLSEARAIARADASVKSGGWRKDFGGPGREVGGSTVGLVGFGHVGRALARRLRGFDVRLLVSDPYVEARVLDEYGAVAVDLDTLFRESDFVHVLARLTPETERLIRAEHFALMKPTAYFINTARSRVVDYDALYQALAEGRIAGAGLDVFDEEPLPVDSPWRRLDNVTITTHFGGDTTTTVSRSAELVAQAVRELVQTGRISSAVNARDLGWS
- a CDS encoding FGGY-family carbohydrate kinase; this encodes MTADLLLGVDAGQTVTKACVFDRSGRELGGGSARVEVHSPRPRWVERDMEEVWQATGVAIRNALADAGVTGDRIGAVGIVGHNDGLYLVDENGAPVRPAVTAMDTRAHEVLEEWRSGSVWTRALELTGQVPFAGSPSALLAWFARHDRGALERARWVLFCKDWLRYRLTGRVATDPSEASAAFTNVHTQRYADEVLALYGLGWLADRLPPLLRSEEIAGEVSDAGAAATGLAAGTPVVTGAHDVDGTAVGCGAVRPGMLSLVAGTFSINQVVSKEPIVDERWQARTFVRPGEWLTMATSPSSATNLEWWRGVFGLSADGEAYATLEREASAVLDGPSRLLYHPFLYGSPYGELASAALLGLRGWHRRGDLARAIMEGVVLGHRVHVDALRERFSLEGPARLSGGAARSAVWSQMFADALGMEIEVPACEEAGARGAALLAALGIGVYASLDEAAATVPIARRHAPDQRRRAVLQEAYDAFVAAASALRDVWARWG
- a CDS encoding alpha/beta fold hydrolase, which gives rise to MRAHRLSAYDAWIRYLDLPGDGPAHVYLAGLGSAATAEFPEIVTHPALRGRRSLLVDLLGTGWSDPGPGWFGHTIEEHAATVAALLDGLGLHRCVVVGHSLGGSVAITLAHTRPDLVGQLVTSEPNLDPGVGRLSRHIADQPETRFVMRGYDVLRASVEREERAAGQSLFYATTGRWSPLAMYRAAVSLLAERDPTFRAQLLAAPMPRAYLVGERSGDVDATDLAAAGVTVHVVPDAGHTMAYDNPTGYAEAIAAAIISTARPSEVPDGRQPQRAHTSRNADAAATNAS
- the ybaK gene encoding Cys-tRNA(Pro) deacylase, whose protein sequence is MRKVRNATPATVALTQAGADFVLHSYQHAPGAQSYGEEAADALGVPYERVFKTLVVETDRGLAVAVVPVAVRLDLKACAAALTSKRATLADPVQAERATGYVVGGISPLGQRKRLPTVVDISALDFETIYFSAGRRGLQIEASPATLIELTAAITAAIGDRRD
- the ligD gene encoding non-homologous end-joining DNA ligase; its protein translation is MLATLTDKPFSHHDWVFEAKLDGVRAIVVRTGGDVSLWSRNRKDMSASYPELVDAFAQQVADNFVADGEIVAFDGDLTSFAKLQARIHLTDPRRIAATGVDVCIYLFDLLVYDRVDLTGLPLIARKRVLRAAFDYHGRLRYSSHRATYGEEYYRQACAHGWEGLIAKRASSRYQEGRRSRDWLKLKCVRDQEFVIGGFTDPSGSRQGFGALLVGYYDKGRLRYAGKVGTGYSDQLLRDLRARLDRIVQPSSPFSEPVREPGAHWVRPELVAQVGFTEWTSDGKLRHPRFLGQRLDKDPTEVVRET